The following coding sequences are from one Pelagovum sp. HNIBRBA483 window:
- a CDS encoding DEAD/DEAH box helicase — MIKSVPSVSVTYARNGSSTKSNELGMRAMQERAYEKRGEQYLLIKSPPASGKSRALMFIALDKLHNQGLKQAIVVVPEKSIGASFNDEPLSKFGFWADWNVEPKWNLCNSPGTDGGKVKSVGAFLESSDKVLVCTHATFRFTVEKFGIEAFDDRLIAVDEFHHVSASEDSILGTQLNEFIARDRVHVVAMTGSYFRGDAVPILLPENEAKFDTITYTYYEQLNGYKYLKTLDIGYFFYAGSYADDILKVLDPNEKTIVHIPHVNSRESTKDKYREVEDIIDALGDWQGTDAKTGFQLVKTREGRVIKIADLVDDAPGKQAKVSTALKDPSHKNDRDHVDIIIALGMAKEGFDWIWCEHALTVGYRASLVEIVQIIGRATRDAEGKTRARFTNLIAEPDASEAIVTEAVNDTLKAIAASLLMEQVLTPRFNFAPKTPNSGPVEGFDYGEGGYDPEKENVGFNEKSGQLQIEIKGLAQPKSKEAERICKEDLNEVITAFVQDKTAIERGLFDEELVPEELTQVRMGKIVGAKFPELDAEDQEAVRQHAIAALNLTQKAKEVALSASDDDAQVSGNTALIDGVRKFAMDVRELDIDLIDRINPFGGAYSILAKTMSEESLKQVAAVISAKKVQLAPEEARDLARRAVKFKQERGRLPSITSPDAWEKKMAEGVAYLARMKQQASNG, encoded by the coding sequence ATGATTAAATCCGTCCCCTCAGTCTCCGTTACGTACGCCCGCAACGGTAGTTCTACGAAGTCCAACGAGCTTGGCATGCGGGCGATGCAAGAGCGTGCCTATGAAAAGAGGGGCGAGCAGTACCTGTTGATCAAGTCGCCGCCCGCCTCGGGCAAGAGCCGCGCCCTGATGTTCATCGCACTCGACAAGCTGCACAATCAAGGGCTCAAGCAGGCGATCGTCGTGGTTCCCGAGAAGTCGATCGGGGCTAGCTTCAATGACGAACCGCTGAGCAAGTTTGGTTTTTGGGCCGATTGGAACGTCGAGCCGAAATGGAACCTCTGCAACTCGCCGGGTACAGATGGTGGCAAGGTCAAGTCGGTAGGGGCCTTCCTTGAAAGCAGCGACAAGGTTCTGGTCTGCACCCACGCAACATTCCGGTTCACTGTTGAGAAGTTTGGGATCGAGGCGTTTGACGATCGGCTGATCGCAGTCGACGAGTTTCATCACGTCTCAGCTAGCGAAGACAGCATTCTCGGCACACAGTTGAACGAGTTCATTGCTCGGGACCGTGTGCACGTTGTTGCCATGACCGGAAGCTACTTCCGTGGTGACGCGGTGCCGATCCTGTTGCCCGAGAACGAGGCCAAGTTCGACACGATCACCTACACCTACTACGAGCAGTTGAACGGCTACAAATACCTGAAAACACTCGATATCGGGTACTTCTTCTACGCGGGCTCGTATGCCGATGACATCCTCAAGGTTCTTGATCCAAATGAGAAAACCATCGTCCACATCCCGCACGTGAACTCGCGGGAAAGTACCAAGGATAAGTATCGAGAGGTAGAAGATATTATCGACGCGTTAGGTGATTGGCAGGGGACAGATGCAAAGACTGGCTTTCAACTCGTAAAGACGCGAGAAGGGCGAGTGATAAAGATTGCCGACCTAGTTGATGACGCACCAGGAAAGCAGGCGAAGGTCTCGACAGCACTCAAAGACCCAAGTCACAAAAACGACCGCGATCATGTCGATATTATCATCGCTTTAGGCATGGCCAAAGAGGGCTTCGACTGGATTTGGTGTGAGCACGCTCTGACTGTGGGGTATCGGGCAAGCTTGGTGGAGATCGTGCAAATCATTGGCCGAGCAACTCGCGACGCAGAAGGCAAGACTCGCGCTCGCTTCACCAACCTAATAGCAGAACCCGATGCATCGGAGGCGATTGTTACTGAAGCCGTAAACGACACGCTGAAAGCCATCGCCGCAAGCTTGCTGATGGAACAGGTTCTCACCCCACGCTTTAATTTCGCGCCCAAGACACCCAATAGTGGACCTGTGGAGGGTTTCGACTATGGCGAAGGTGGCTACGATCCTGAGAAAGAGAATGTCGGCTTCAATGAGAAAAGTGGACAGCTTCAGATCGAGATCAAAGGGTTGGCACAGCCGAAAAGCAAGGAAGCAGAACGTATCTGCAAGGAAGACTTGAACGAGGTGATCACGGCCTTCGTGCAAGACAAAACGGCCATCGAACGGGGGTTGTTTGACGAAGAACTTGTTCCAGAAGAGCTTACGCAAGTTCGTATGGGCAAGATCGTCGGCGCAAAATTTCCCGAGCTTGATGCGGAGGACCAGGAGGCCGTGCGTCAACATGCGATTGCGGCGCTCAACCTTACGCAAAAAGCAAAAGAGGTTGCGCTCTCAGCTAGCGATGATGATGCGCAAGTCAGCGGAAACACTGCTCTGATCGACGGCGTGCGCAAATTTGCCATGGATGTGCGCGAGCTCGATATTGACCTAATCGATCGGATCAATCCTTTCGGAGGGGCGTACTCGATCCTCGCAAAAACGATGAGCGAGGAAAGCTTGAAGCAGGTTGCGGCAGTGATTTCCGCCAAGAAGGTGCAGCTTGCACCGGAGGAAGCGCGGGACTTGGCGCGGCGAGCCGTGAAATTCAAGCAAGAGCGTGGGCGACTGCCCTCAATCACGTCGCCGGACGCTTGGGAGAAGAAGATGGCCGAGGGAGTGGCCTATCTCGCTCGCATGAAGCAGCAGGCATCCAATGGCTAG
- a CDS encoding GIY-YIG nuclease family protein, producing MAREFTEDDDALLAELGVEVEVEKAASRTPREERIIAGFEEIQRFTEENGRAPQHGEDRDIFERIYAVRLDRIRELPEFRELVEPLDHQGLLAGAAKADFDDVEELDDDALLAELGIEAEVPPITELKHVRSSAEKKAAEEVANRQMCEDFAKFKPLFEQVQKELDTGLRETRPFEMKAEIEKGRFFIVGGQKAYVAEKGDTTITDQGRTDARLRVIFDNGTESNMLMRSLQRALNKDDAGRRIMEPTAGPLFSDQTIDGDEASGSIYVLRSKSDHPLVAQNRELVHKIGVTNLSVEKRIAGARLQPTFLMANVEIVATYELYNINRTKLENMIHRIFEPGRLEIRIKDRFGRPIVPREWFLVPLFVIQEAVERIKDGTIAEYRYEPSEAKLIKRSKI from the coding sequence ATGGCTAGAGAGTTCACGGAAGATGATGATGCTCTGTTGGCCGAACTGGGCGTTGAGGTTGAAGTAGAGAAGGCAGCGAGCCGAACTCCGCGCGAAGAGCGCATCATTGCGGGCTTTGAAGAGATACAACGCTTCACGGAGGAAAACGGTCGAGCGCCACAGCACGGAGAGGATCGCGACATCTTCGAACGCATCTATGCGGTCCGATTGGATCGCATTCGTGAGCTTCCTGAATTTCGAGAACTCGTTGAGCCACTGGATCATCAAGGGCTTCTGGCTGGTGCTGCCAAAGCTGACTTTGACGATGTGGAAGAGCTCGACGATGACGCACTGCTTGCAGAACTCGGGATCGAAGCCGAAGTCCCACCGATAACAGAGTTGAAACACGTTCGCTCAAGCGCAGAGAAGAAAGCCGCTGAAGAAGTAGCAAATCGGCAAATGTGTGAGGATTTCGCAAAGTTTAAACCCTTGTTCGAGCAAGTTCAGAAGGAACTTGACACCGGGCTTCGAGAGACGAGACCTTTCGAGATGAAGGCCGAGATAGAGAAGGGCCGCTTCTTCATTGTTGGAGGCCAAAAAGCCTACGTTGCTGAGAAAGGTGATACTACCATCACTGACCAAGGTCGTACCGACGCACGTCTTCGCGTGATCTTCGACAATGGCACTGAGAGCAACATGCTTATGCGATCACTTCAGCGGGCGCTCAACAAGGATGATGCGGGAAGGCGGATTATGGAACCGACCGCTGGCCCGCTTTTTTCCGATCAGACGATCGACGGGGATGAGGCAAGCGGGTCAATCTATGTTCTTCGCAGCAAGTCCGATCACCCACTTGTCGCTCAGAACCGAGAGCTAGTTCACAAGATAGGCGTAACAAATCTGAGCGTGGAGAAGCGTATTGCTGGAGCGCGCCTTCAGCCAACCTTCTTGATGGCAAATGTCGAAATTGTCGCGACCTATGAGCTCTACAATATCAACCGCACAAAGCTCGAGAACATGATCCATCGCATCTTCGAACCAGGGCGTCTTGAGATTAGAATCAAGGATCGGTTTGGACGCCCGATTGTGCCGCGCGAGTGGTTTCTAGTTCCGCTATTTGTGATCCAAGAAGCCGTGGAGCGCATCAAGGACGGGACTATTGCAGAATACCGTTACGAACCATCCGAAGCCAAATTAATAAAGCGCTCCAAAATCTAG
- a CDS encoding DUF2059 domain-containing protein → MEKRAMIMMAWRGMAFGVTIAVASLTGGVAQAAGHGDDIDALSAALLLPEMVDVMQEEGRSFGTQIGADMLGDRAGARWEKLVAGIYDADWMYARVIDTLSAELSADEAQAITAFFTTEPGLTIVGLELSARRAMLDEAIDEMAIEAAALAAADETPRFKQLESYVEANDLVEQNVVGALNSNYAFFIGLLNGGAFAGGMSEDQILQDVWAQEPEIRDSTEEWIYSFLNLAYQPLSDAELETYIAFSETETGRAFNAALFAAFDPLFEEISMRLGYGAAQMMQSSDL, encoded by the coding sequence ATGGAAAAAAGGGCGATGATCATGATGGCATGGCGCGGGATGGCCTTTGGAGTGACGATAGCAGTCGCCTCGCTAACGGGCGGAGTGGCACAGGCGGCGGGGCACGGCGACGATATCGATGCTTTGAGCGCGGCGCTTTTGTTGCCTGAGATGGTGGATGTGATGCAGGAGGAGGGGCGCTCCTTCGGCACGCAGATCGGCGCGGATATGTTGGGCGACCGCGCAGGCGCGCGGTGGGAGAAGCTCGTTGCGGGGATTTATGACGCGGACTGGATGTATGCGCGCGTGATCGACACGCTCAGCGCGGAATTGAGCGCTGATGAGGCACAGGCGATTACGGCCTTTTTCACCACCGAACCCGGGCTGACGATCGTGGGGCTCGAGCTATCGGCGCGGCGGGCCATGCTGGACGAGGCCATTGACGAGATGGCGATCGAAGCTGCCGCGCTTGCGGCCGCAGATGAAACACCGCGCTTCAAGCAACTGGAATCCTATGTGGAGGCCAATGATCTGGTCGAACAGAATGTGGTCGGGGCGCTGAACTCCAACTATGCTTTCTTTATCGGCTTGCTGAACGGTGGCGCATTTGCCGGCGGGATGAGCGAGGACCAGATCTTGCAGGATGTTTGGGCGCAAGAGCCAGAGATCCGCGACAGCACGGAGGAATGGATTTATTCCTTCCTCAATCTGGCATATCAGCCGCTGAGCGATGCGGAACTGGAGACTTATATCGCGTTCTCAGAGACAGAGACGGGCAGGGCGTTTAACGCTGCGCTGTTCGCCGCGTTTGACCCGCTCTTCGAGGAGATCAGCATGCGGTTGGGATATGGTGCCGCGCAGATGATGCAAAGCTCCGATCTGTAA
- a CDS encoding 50S ribosomal protein L21: MFAVLKTGGKQYRVASGDVLRVEKLAADAGDKIQFNEILMVGSTVGAPFVEGAGVQAEVIDQIKGEKLINFVKRRRKHSSKRTKGHRQKLTLVRITDILEKGADKSGVKAAVGAGSVAGVAAAAAAPKKAAPAKAAAAPKAEAAASAADDLSQITGVGPAAVKKLNAAGITTFAQLAAADAETVESAKIKPEWVEQAKELAK; this comes from the coding sequence ATGTTTGCGGTTCTTAAGACCGGTGGCAAGCAGTACCGGGTCGCTTCGGGCGACGTGCTGCGTGTCGAGAAACTGGCCGCCGATGCTGGCGACAAGATCCAGTTCAACGAGATTCTCATGGTTGGTTCCACGGTTGGCGCACCCTTCGTTGAAGGTGCTGGCGTTCAGGCCGAGGTCATCGACCAGATCAAAGGCGAGAAGCTGATCAACTTCGTTAAGCGTCGTCGTAAGCACTCGTCCAAGCGGACCAAGGGCCACCGTCAGAAGCTGACGCTGGTGCGCATCACGGACATCCTCGAAAAGGGTGCAGACAAGTCCGGCGTTAAAGCCGCTGTTGGTGCGGGTTCGGTTGCTGGCGTTGCTGCTGCTGCCGCTGCGCCGAAGAAAGCCGCGCCGGCGAAGGCCGCTGCTGCGCCGAAGGCAGAAGCTGCTGCATCCGCTGCTGACGACCTGAGCCAGATCACTGGTGTTGGTCCGGCAGCTGTGAAGAAGCTGAACGCCGCTGGCATCACCACCTTCGCACAATTGGCAGCTGCCGATGCGGAGACTGTGGAAAGCGCGAAAATCAAGCCCGAGTGGGTTGAACAGGCCAAAGAACTGGCCAAGTAA
- the rpmA gene encoding 50S ribosomal protein L27 codes for MAHKKAGGSSRNGRDSAGRRLGVKKFGGEAVLPGNIIMRQRGTKMWPGEGVGMGKDHTIFATVEGQVKFHKGLKQRTFISVLPVAEAAE; via the coding sequence ATGGCACATAAAAAAGCAGGCGGTTCCTCCCGTAACGGTCGCGACAGCGCAGGCCGTCGCCTTGGCGTGAAGAAGTTCGGCGGCGAAGCCGTTCTTCCGGGGAACATCATCATGCGTCAGCGCGGCACCAAGATGTGGCCGGGCGAGGGCGTTGGCATGGGCAAGGATCACACGATCTTTGCAACTGTCGAAGGCCAAGTGAAATTCCACAAAGGCCTCAAGCAGCGCACCTTTATTTCGGTTCTCCCAGTGGCGGAGGCCGCTGAGTAA
- a CDS encoding GNAT family N-acetyltransferase: MLQEHIIVQPVIETARFVLRPPRVSDAGLIATHSGDARVAKGTRSIPHPLPPGATEAFIAKALDDKRDEDVWVIDGTTKAHAEVMGVISLLRLDRDQSQIGYWVAPAFWNAGIATAAVTALLEANPHQADRTFAEVFQDNPGSARVLTNCGFDYLGDAEAFSVARNSTVPTWTYTRKM, encoded by the coding sequence ATGTTGCAGGAACATATCATCGTGCAGCCGGTCATTGAAACGGCGCGCTTTGTCTTGCGGCCGCCGCGCGTTTCGGATGCAGGGCTGATCGCGACGCATAGCGGTGACGCGCGGGTGGCCAAAGGCACGCGGTCGATCCCCCATCCTCTGCCGCCGGGGGCGACGGAGGCGTTTATCGCCAAGGCGCTGGATGACAAGCGTGACGAGGATGTTTGGGTGATAGACGGTACCACCAAGGCGCATGCCGAGGTGATGGGCGTGATCAGCCTGCTGCGGCTCGACCGTGACCAATCGCAGATCGGCTATTGGGTGGCGCCGGCATTCTGGAACGCAGGTATCGCGACCGCTGCCGTGACCGCGCTGTTGGAGGCGAACCCGCATCAGGCGGACCGGACTTTTGCCGAAGTCTTCCAAGATAACCCGGGCTCGGCGCGTGTGCTGACCAATTGCGGTTTTGACTATCTGGGCGATGCAGAGGCGTTTTCGGTGGCGCGTAACAGCACTGTCCCAACCTGGACTTATACACGAAAGATGTGA
- a CDS encoding GNAT family N-acetyltransferase, with the protein MRDTLITGRLTLRPPVAEDADALTAAINDWEVVRWLSVVPYPYTREDAVWFLGECVAGREDSLAICDADGLCGMIGTTETGLGYWLARRVWGRGYAAEAARAVLGAYFADRANDAIQSGYFIENERSGAVLRKVGFVDVGAKTLPCRAQGRDMASRDMLLTRERWEALQHGDQD; encoded by the coding sequence ATGCGTGACACTCTGATCACCGGGCGCCTCACTCTCCGGCCCCCGGTGGCGGAGGATGCGGATGCTTTGACAGCAGCGATTAATGACTGGGAGGTCGTGCGCTGGCTGTCCGTGGTGCCTTACCCTTATACCCGTGAAGATGCTGTCTGGTTCCTCGGCGAATGCGTCGCGGGGCGGGAGGACAGCCTTGCCATTTGCGATGCGGATGGCCTGTGCGGGATGATCGGGACGACCGAGACTGGTCTTGGCTATTGGCTGGCGCGGCGCGTGTGGGGGCGTGGATATGCGGCAGAAGCGGCCCGGGCGGTATTGGGTGCGTATTTTGCCGACAGGGCGAATGACGCGATCCAGTCTGGTTATTTCATCGAAAATGAGCGCTCTGGCGCAGTTTTGCGGAAGGTGGGGTTCGTCGATGTTGGCGCGAAAACCTTGCCTTGCCGTGCGCAGGGGCGGGATATGGCGAGCCGCGACATGCTGCTGACCCGCGAGAGATGGGAGGCGCTTCAGCATGGAGATCAGGACTGA
- a CDS encoding GNAT family N-acetyltransferase — protein MEIRTERLRFAPHGPETVAPMHEIANDFDVVRMTSSWPWPADRAFTESRCGIIAEETGFVGAIWRGDRVIGGMGVIAGEMGYFLHREAWGKGYATEMAQAVIARAFDRYDWEEITAAAWVDNPASVRVLQKLGFENRPDSVEECAARGERVLARNFALTRVRYESLKNRAA, from the coding sequence ATGGAGATCAGGACTGAACGGCTGCGCTTTGCCCCGCATGGGCCGGAGACGGTTGCGCCGATGCATGAGATTGCGAACGACTTTGATGTGGTGCGGATGACATCAAGCTGGCCATGGCCCGCTGATCGTGCGTTTACCGAAAGCCGCTGCGGCATCATTGCGGAGGAGACGGGCTTCGTTGGGGCGATTTGGCGCGGGGATCGGGTCATCGGCGGCATGGGCGTGATTGCTGGCGAGATGGGCTACTTCCTGCATCGCGAGGCGTGGGGGAAGGGCTATGCCACGGAGATGGCGCAAGCGGTGATCGCGCGGGCGTTTGACCGTTATGACTGGGAAGAAATCACAGCGGCGGCTTGGGTCGATAATCCGGCCTCGGTGCGGGTGCTGCAAAAGCTGGGCTTTGAGAACCGCCCTGACAGCGTGGAGGAGTGCGCGGCGCGGGGCGAACGGGTTCTGGCGCGCAACTTTGCGCTGACACGGGTTCGCTACGAAAGCTTGAAGAACCGCGCGGCATAG
- the obgE gene encoding GTPase ObgE, with protein sequence MKFLDLAKVYIRSGGGGAGCVSFRREKFIEYGGPDGGDGGCGGDVIVEAVEGLNTLIDFRYQQHFFAKSGQHGMGKGRTGADGDDIVMRVPVGTEILDEDEETLIADMTEVGQRVVLAKGGNGGWGNLHFKSATNQAPRRANPGQEGIERTIWLRLKLIADVGLLGLPNAGKSTFLAATSNARPKIADYPFTTLVPNLGVVGVDGAEFVVADIPGLIAGASEGRGLGDLFLGHVERCAALLHLVDGTSGDPAGDWQTVIDEIEAYGGHLSEKPRITALNKIDALDDEERAFIREELEAATGETVLMLSGASGEGLQDVLRTLRAHVKEQRLAEAGPEEEEPWHP encoded by the coding sequence ATGAAATTCCTCGACCTCGCAAAAGTTTACATCCGTTCCGGCGGTGGTGGGGCGGGCTGTGTCTCGTTTCGGCGGGAAAAGTTTATTGAATATGGCGGGCCGGATGGTGGCGATGGCGGCTGTGGCGGCGATGTGATCGTGGAGGCCGTTGAAGGGCTGAACACGCTTATTGATTTCCGGTATCAGCAGCATTTCTTTGCCAAGAGCGGCCAGCATGGCATGGGCAAGGGCCGGACGGGTGCCGACGGCGATGACATCGTGATGCGCGTGCCAGTGGGCACGGAAATCCTTGATGAGGATGAAGAAACGCTGATCGCGGATATGACCGAAGTGGGCCAGCGGGTCGTGCTTGCCAAGGGCGGCAACGGCGGCTGGGGCAACTTGCATTTTAAATCCGCCACCAACCAAGCGCCGCGCCGCGCCAATCCGGGGCAGGAAGGGATCGAGCGGACGATATGGCTGCGGCTGAAACTGATTGCGGATGTGGGCTTGTTGGGCCTGCCGAATGCGGGGAAATCCACTTTCCTTGCCGCGACATCGAACGCGCGGCCGAAGATCGCTGATTATCCGTTCACCACACTGGTGCCCAATCTGGGCGTGGTGGGCGTTGACGGTGCGGAATTCGTGGTGGCTGACATTCCGGGGCTGATCGCAGGTGCGTCCGAGGGGCGGGGCTTGGGTGATTTGTTCCTTGGACACGTCGAGCGCTGCGCGGCGCTGTTGCATCTGGTGGATGGCACATCGGGCGATCCAGCGGGCGATTGGCAGACGGTGATCGACGAGATCGAGGCCTATGGCGGGCATCTGTCGGAAAAGCCGCGGATCACCGCGCTCAACAAGATCGACGCGCTGGACGACGAAGAGCGCGCGTTTATCCGCGAGGAGCTGGAAGCAGCGACCGGCGAGACGGTGCTGATGCTGTCGGGGGCGTCGGGTGAGGGATTGCAAGACGTGCTGCGGACGCTGAGGGCGCATGTGAAAGAGCAGCGCCTTGCGGAAGCAGGGCCTGAGGAGGAAGAGCCTTGGCATCCCTAA